In one Brienomyrus brachyistius isolate T26 chromosome 12, BBRACH_0.4, whole genome shotgun sequence genomic region, the following are encoded:
- the LOC125704517 gene encoding secretory phospholipase A2 receptor-like, translating into MTSGLLLFPMLSKSTAPTYEDGLNATWNFTWINQHMNWSDAQSYCRYNYTDLATVRNQEDNDLIHTMITSHTWAWIGLFQDTWGWSDLSNSSFRNWKIGQNDYVNNACALAQVTWPGTWDVTPCDEKHPFICYDDNLILVNSNMIWNKALNYCRTYHSDLVSVHNEEIRYWVSRRAEKASTDHVWLGLRFSCYLNFWFWVSAENVCYQNWAPNNISNSNLCGTTGAVQSKDPHYWVSLPMTEKLNFICSKCPSKTDSQTKYLKN; encoded by the exons ATGACTTCTGGGTTATTGCTGTTTCCTATGCTGTCCAAATCCACAGCTCCCACCTATGAAGATGGATTAAATGCTACCTGGAACTTCACCTGGATTAACCAACATATGAATTGGTCTGATGCTCAGAGCTACTGCAGATACAATTACACAGACCTGGCCACTGTGAGGAATCAAGAAGATAATGACTTGATACATACAATGATTACAAGTCACACTTGGGCATGGATTGGCCTGTTCCAGGACACATGGGGATGGTCAGACCTGTCAAACTCCTCATTCCGTAACTGGAAAATTGGCCAAAATGATTATGTGAATAACGCATGTGCTTTAGCTCAGGTCACCTGGCCTGGGACGTGGGATGTGACACCATGTGATGAAAAGCATCCATTCATATGCTATGATG ATAACCTGATCTTGGTAAATAGTAACATGATCTGGAATAAAGCCCTGAATTACTGCAGAACGTACCATTCGGACTTGGTGTCTGTCCACAATGAGGAGATCCGGTACTGGGTCAGTAGGAGAGCTGAGAAGGCCTCCACTGATCATGTCTGGCTGGGGCTGCGCTTCTCCTGCTACCTGAACTTCTGGTTCTGGGTCAGTGCAGAAAATGTCTGCTACCAGAACTGGGCACCAAACAACATATCCAACAGTAACTTGTGTGGAACCACAGGGGCAGTACAATCTAAAGACCCACATTACTGGGTCAGCCTGCCTATGACTGAGAAGCTCAACTTCATCTGCTCCAAATGTCCAAGTAAGACTGATTCACAAACAAAGTACCTGAAGAACTGA